The stretch of DNA GGAAGGAGTGGCCGCCCGGCACCGGGGAAGGTGTGTCAGGTGGCGACGGAGCGGGTGGAGGCCACGGGCTGCGTACGGGCCGCCCGGCGCGCGGTTGACGGGGCGCGGCGGGTGTGCTCCACTGCGCCGCAACTCTATCGCGGCAGGGTGCCGAGTCAATCGTCCGCGACGGCGCACCACCCGGGCGGAGGTATCCGTTCCCGCAGGTCGCGGCGGTGCGGCCGGTCGAGCCGGCACCCGCCGGGGGGGCCGTGCCACCCGGGGCGCGCGCCGGACAGACCGGGACAGGCCGGGCATGCGCCGCACGCGCTCCGCTATGTGCTCCATCACACCGGCGAACCAGCCGTCCCCGTCATCACCACGGGGGCCGAAATCCTATTAGCGTCAGAGGTATGACAGTGACCCCCGAGCCGACCCGAGAGTCAGCGCCGAACGCCGCTGCCGACTCCGAGGCCACCCCGGCCATCATCGACCGCTTCGTCGCGTCCAACCGCGCCTACGCCGTCACCTTCCAGGACGGCGGCATGGACGCCCGGCCGGTGCAGAAGGTCACCGTGGTGGCCTGCATGGACGCCCGCCTCGACCTCTTCGCCGCGCTCGGCCTGGAGCTGGGCGACGCGCACGTCATCCGCAACGCCGGCGGGGTCGTCACCGACGACACCATCCGCTCCCTGACGATCAGCCAGCGCGCACTGGGCACCCGCTCGATCGCGCTGATCCACCACACCGGCTGCGGTCTGCTGGGCCTCACCGAGGACTTCCGCCGGGAGCTGGAACTGGAGGTCGGCCAGCGCCCGCAGTGGGCGGTGGAATCCTTCGTCGACCTGGACGGCGACGTGCGCCAGTCGATGCAGCGGGTACGGACCTCTCCCTTCCTGCTGCACACGGACGATGTGCGCGGTTTCGTCTTCGACGTGCACACCGGTCTGCTCCGCGAGATCCACTGAGTGGAACCCCCGGCCCCTCTCCGGCGTCCTGTCCGCTGACCGATCGGGAATCCGGCACGGGTCATTCGTCCGGGTGACTTTCCCCCACCTGACGGGGGACAATGCGCGGGCAGGCGCGCCCCGTACCACCTGGGGCGGCCTGGCCGCGTGCCGGACGGCCGCGTCATCGGGGTGGACCGGACCCATCACGGGGGAGCCGGGGACAGAGGCTGGGAGCACAAGCGTGACGACGTTCAACGGACAGACCGCCGCCGGACCGGGCGGCGCCGCTGCCCGCCCCACCGGGCTGCACGAGCTGAATGCGGTGGTCGAGCGCGTCCGGGCCTCGGTGGAGAGCGTCATCGAGGGCAAGCCGGAGGCCGTCCGGATCGCGCTGACCGTGCTGCTGGCCGAGGGCCACCTGCTGCTGGAGGACGTGCCCGGGGTGGGCAAGACCATGCTCGCCAAGGCGCTGGCCAAGTCGGTGGACTGCACCGTGCGCCGGATCCAGTTCACCCCCGACCTGCTGCCCTCCGACGTCACCGGCACCAGCGTCTTCGACCAGAACCGCCGCGACTTCGAGTTCCGCCCCGGCGCGATCTTCGCCCAGATCGTGGTCGGCGACGAGATCAACCGCGCCTCGCCGAAGACCCAGTCCGCCCTCCTGGAGTCGATGGAGGAGCGCCAGGTCACCGTCGACGGCACCAGCTACGAGCTGCCCTCGCCGTTCATGGTGATCGCCACCCAGAACCCGGTGGAGATGGAGGGCACCTACTCCCTCCCCGAGGCCCAGCGCGACCGCTTCATGGCCCGGATCTCCATCGGCTACCCGAGCACCGAGGCCGAGTACCGGATGCTCGACCTGCACGGCGGCGCCAACCCGCTGGACGACCTCACCCCGGTCGCCCACGCCCACGACATCCTCAAGCTGATCGAGGTCGTGCGCACCGTGCACGTGGCCGAGCCGGTCCGCCGGTACGCCGTCGAACTGGTCGCCGCCACCCGCACCTCCCCCGAGCTGCGCCTGGGCGCCTCCCCCCGCGCCACCCTGCACCTGGTCCGCGCGGCCCGCGCCGCCGCCGCCCTGGACGGGCGCGAGTACGTGCTGCCCGACGACATCCAGGCGCTGGCCGTGCCGGTGCTCGCGCACCGCCTGCTGCCCACCGCCGAGACCCAGCTGGGCCGCCGCTCCACCGAGCAGATCGTCCAGGACCTGATCGCCCGGCTGCCGATCCCCCGCCCGCAGGGGCGGGCGTGACGGGGCGGCCGCACCGGCAGACCCCGCAGCAGCAGACCCCCCGCCGGCAGGACGGGCACGAGCAGCTCTCCGGCCTCCGCGAGGGCCTGCGCGGCCTCACCACCCGGGGCCGCGCCTTCCTCGCGGCCGGCGTCACCGCCGTGCTCTGCGCGTACGTCTTCGGGCAGGACGCGCTGCTCCAGGTCGGCATGCTGCTGGCCGCCCTGCCGCTGGCCGCCGCCCTCCTGCTGCTGCGCACCCGCTACCGGGTCGCCTCCGGCCGCCGGCTCACCCCGCACCGGGCCGCCGCCGGCCAGGAGGCCCGGGTGCACCTGCGGCTGGACAACGTCTCCCGGGTGCCCACCGGCCTGCTGCTGCTCGAGGACAAGGTGCCGTACGTGCTCGGCCCGCGCCCGCGCTTCGTGCTGGACCGGGTCGAGCCGCGCGGCCACCGCGAGGTCTCCTACCGGGTCCGCTCCGACCTGCGCGGGCGCTACCCGCTCGGGCCGCTCCAGCTGCGGGTGGCCGACCCCTTCGGCATGTGCGAGCTGACCCGGGCGTTCAGCGCCGCCGACGTGCTCACCGTGGTGCCGCAGGTGCAGGCCCTGCCGCCGGTGCGGCTGCCCGGCGAGTCGGTCGGCCACGGCGAGAGCAACAACCGCACCCTCGCGCTGGCCGGGGACGACGACGTCATCCCCCGCGAGTACCGGCACGGCGACGACCTGCGCCGGGTGCACTGGAAGTCCACCGCCCGCTACGGCGAGCTGATGGTGCGCCGGGAGGAGCAGCCGCTGCGCGCCCGCGCCACCGTGCTGCTGGACACCCGCGAGATCGCCCACCGGGGCAGCGGCCCCGCCTCCTCCTTCGAATGGGCCGTCAGCTGCGCCGCCTCGATCGGCACCCACCTGCTGGAGCGCGGCTACCAGACCCGGCTGCTGACCGACACCGGCCTGGCCGTGCCCGGCCCCGAGGCCGGCGGCGCGGGCACCCCCGCCGAATCCGCCGGCCTGCTGCTCGACGCGCTGGCCGTGGTGCAGCACTCCGACGGCGGCGGCCTCGGCCGCGCCGAGGAGGTGCTGCGCCTCGGCGGCGAGGGCCTGCTGGTCGCCGTGCTCGGCGAGGTGGACGAGGAGCAGCTGGAGCGGCTGGTCCGGCTGCGCCGCCGGGCCGACAGCGCCGTGGCGCTGCTGCTCGACACCGCCAGCTGGTCCGGGCTCACCATCCTCCAGGGCCTCCAGACCGAGCGCCGGTCCTCCGCCGCCGAGCAGCGGCTGCGCGAGGCCGGCTGGACGGTGCTGCCCGCCCGGGCCGGCGATTCGCTGCCCGCCCTCTGGCGCCTCGCCGACCGCACCGCCCAGGCCGCCCCCTACCGGAACGAGGTCGGCTCGTGACCACCCGCGCCAAGTTGACCCTGTACTCGGCGCTGGCCTCCGCCCTCGCCGCCCTCTGCCTCACCCCGCTGCTGCACCCGGCCGGCTGGGTCGGCCAGGCGATGTTCCTGATCGCCGTCTCCGCCGGGGCCGGCGCCGGGCTGCGCCGACTGGCGCTGCCCCGCCCGCTCACCGTGCTGGCCCAGCTGGTGGTGGTGGTCTACGCGCTGCTGCTGACCAGCGTGGCCTCCTCGATGGCGTACGGGCTGCTGCCCGGCACCCGCGCCGTGCAGGCGGTCAATGACCTGCTGGTCGAGGCCGGGCAGGACATCCGCGAGTACGCCATCCCGGCCCCCGCCCACCCGGGCCTGGAGCTGATGCTGGCCGGCTCGGTCGCGCTGATCGCCGTGGCGGTGGACGCGCTGGCCGTCACCTACCGCCGGGCCGCCGTGGCCGGCCTGCCGCTGCTGGCCCTCTACTCGGTGGGCACCGGGCTGACCGGGGGCGGCGGGGCCTGGTTCTGGTTCCTGCTGGCTGCCTTCGGCTACCTGCTGCTGCTCTTCGCCGAGGGCCAGGACCGGCTCTCCCGCTGGGGCCGGGTCTTCCACGGCTCCGGCGCCCAGGGCGGCACCCTCTCGCACAGTGGCCACCGGATCGGCCTGCTGGCCCTGGTCTGCGCCCTGGTGCTGCCGGTCTTCGTGCCCAGCGGCGGCCTCGGCCTGGTGGACGGCAGCGGCCTGGGCAACGGCCCCGGCAAGGGCAACGGGCTCGGGCTGACCTCGCTCAACCCGGTGGTCAACCTCTCCAGCAGCCTCAACCTGCCGAGCCCGGTGGAGCTCTTCACCTACCAGACCGACTCGCCCGAAGCCGCCCAGATGTACATGCGCACGGCGGCCCTGGACACCTTCGACGGCCGGCAGTGGAGCGCCTCCAAGCAGCCGCTGACGGACGTGCCGGAGACGCTGCCGGCGGTGCCCGGCCTGGGCGACGCCATCCCGCGCAGCTCGGTCGGCACCCAGGTCACCACCACCGACAAGCTCGACCTCCAGTGGCTGCCGATGCCCTACCCGGCCACCCGGGTCCGGGTGCCCGGCTCCTGGCAGTTCGAGCCGACCAACCGCGAGCTGGTCAAGAACCAGAGCCACAAGCTGCTCGGCATCAGCTACGCCGTGACCAGCCAGGACCTCCAGCCCACCCCGGACCAGCTCCGGCACGCCCCGGCCCCGCCGGCCGCCGTCCTGGGCCGCTACCTCGAACTGCCGCCGGACCTGCCGGCCGAGGTGAAGGCCACGGCGCAGCGGATGACGCGGGACAAGCACACCGCGTACGACCAGGCGGTGGCGCTGCAGGACTGGTTCACCGGCCCCGAGTTCCAGTACAGCCTCAAGCTGTCGGACCGGTCGGACAACATGGGCAACGACGCCATCCTGCGCTTCCTCAGCGACAAGACCGGCTTCTGCGTGCACTTCGCCGGGACGATGGCCGCGATGGCCCGCAGCCTGGGCATCCCGGCCCGGGTCGCGATCGGCTTCGCCCCCGGCAAGGACCTGGGCGACGGCAGGTACCTGGAGCGCAGCGAGGACTACCACGCCTGGCCCGAGCTGTACTTCGAGGGCGCCGGCTGGCTGCGGTTCGAGCCCACCCCGCGGCGCGGCTCGACCCCCGCCTACACCCACGAGCAGGCCGCCCCGGCCCCGTCCGCCTCCAGCGCCGCCCCCAGCAGCGCCGCGAGCGACCAGGCCGGCGCCCGCCCCAGTTCCAGCAGCAGCTGCGCCGCCCGCGCGCACCAGCTCGACGACTGCGGCAACGAGAAGCCCGCCGTGATCGTCGCCCCGCACCACACCCCGTGGTTCCTCACCTGGCAGGCGCTCGCCGTGCTGGGCCTGGTGCTGCTGCTGGCGGCGCTGGTCTGCGGGCCGATGCTCTGGCGCCTGCGGCTGCGCCGTCGCAGGCTCGGCGGCGGCCGCCACCTGCCGGGGGCGCCGCAGCTCACCGAGGCCCAGGTGCTGGCCGCCTGGGAGGAGCTGATCGACTCCGCCTGGGACCTGGGCATCCCGCCGGACGAGGCGGCCACCCCGCGCCGCACCGTCCAGCGCCTGGCCGAGGCCGGGCACCTGGACGAGGGCGCCCGGGCCGCCGCCGGACGGGTGGCGCTGGCCACCGAACGGGTGCTGTACGCGGACGCCCCGGCCCCGCAGGCGCCGCTCGGTGCCGACGTCCGGCAGGCCACCGAGGCCCTCCGGCAGGCGGCGGGCCGCCGCACCCGGGCCCGGGCCACCATGCTCCCGGCCTCCTCGGCCCGCCTGCGCCGCCGCTGGGCCGACGCGCTGGCCGCCCGCCAGGACGCCGCCCGGGCCCGCCTGCGCGGCCGGGTCGAACGGGCCACCGCCCGCTTCCGCCGCCGGGGCTGAGGCGGCCCCGGCACCCGAGCACGCGAGAGGGCGGGCAGTCCACGGACTGCCCGCCCTCTTCGGTAGGTCTCCGTACCGGTCACATACCGTCGTGTTCGTCCCGGCGGCGTTGCCAGCGCTGTTCCATCCGGTCCATCACACCGGCCTTTCGTCGCGGCGGCGAGGTCGGCTTCGGACCTGCCCCCTGCCCGACCGGGCCACGCCTCCAGCCTGTGACGGCGAGGACCGCGCAGCCCAGCATCACCAGGAACCCGACGACGCTCACCCAGATGAGCTGGGCGACCATGCCCCCCATCAGGAGGCCGATGCCCACCACGAACCCTGCGGCGGCCTGGTAGACCCTCCGACGGGTGTAGGTGCGCAGCCCGGTTCCCTCAAGCGCTGACGCGAACTTGGGATCTTCGGCGTACAGCGCTCGCTCCATCTGCTCGAGCAGTCGCTGCTCGTGCTCCGAGAGCGGCACGGAGTCCTCCTACTCGTCGGTCGCGGGGCAACCAGTCCACCCCTGGCCCGGCCTTGTGTGGTCCATATGCCCCATGCGTCTGGCTGTCATGCTTTCCGGCTTTACCCAGATCATACGGTCCTCCGGGCCGGTTCGGAGTGGTCGAACCGGCGTGGCCCGGGCCACGTCACCGTGGTGTCCCGCACCGTGCCCAACGCCGGGGGGGCCGGACAAGTGCCCGAGACCCCGGAACCAATCCGCGGCCCTGCTCAGGCCGGTCCTCCGGGGATAGCTCGGGGCCTCGCTCAGGCCCTCGCACGGGCCTGGCTCAGGCCTGGCTCAGGCCTGGCTCAGGTCAGCGAGGCGAGCAGGTGCAACTGGGTGGCGACGGCGTGGAACGCGGGCTGCTCGGCGGCCGCCTGCTCCAGTCGGAGCAGGGCCTCCACCGCCCCGGGCTCGGTGTCCACCAGCACCCCGGGCACCAGGTCGGCGAAGACCCGCACCCCGTGCACCGACTCCACCCGCAGCCCGGCCGCCTCGGCCAGCCCGCCGAGCTCCTCGGCGGTGAACCGGCGCGGCATCGGGTCGCCCTCGCCCCAGCGGCCGTCCGCCGCCTCCAGCACGGCCTTGGCCTCGTTGAAGTGCCCGGCCAGCGCCCGGGCCAGCACGGCCCCGTTCCGGTTGGCCGCCAGCAGGCTGATCAGCCCGCCCTTCCTCAGCGTGCCGGCCAGGTGGCCCAGCGCCTCGGCCGGGTCGTCCACGACCTCCAGCACGCCGTGGCAGAGCACCGCGTCCACCGCCCCGGGGTTGACCACCTCGGGCAGCGTCTGGGTGTCCCCCTGCACCGCCCGCACCAGGTCGGTGACGCCGGCCTCCGCGGCCCGCCGCTCCAGCGCGAACAGCGCGTCCGGGCTCGGGTCCACCACCGTCACCCGGTGCCCCAACCGGGCCACCGGCACGGCGAAGTTGCCCGTCCCGCCCCCGGTGTCCAGGACGTCCAGCACCGGCTGGTCCAACTCGGCGGCCCGCCTGCTCAACGCCGCGGCCACCACCTCCCACACCACAGCCGTACGCAGGGCACTGCGGGGACGCGTCGGGTACAAGGCAGCAGCTCCTCGCCACAGAAGGAACAGAAGGAAGTGATCACAGCGATTCCCCCCAACCCTAGACCGGAACCCGCCCCGCCCCCTAAGCGCCGGGGGTACTCAGCTGCCCGACCGGGTGTCGTCGTACTCGGTGGTGCCGGCGTCGAGCAGGGGTGGGGCGGGGTGCTTGAGGTGGGCCGGGGCGAAGGCGCGGAGGGCGTGGTAGCCGAGGAGGGTGATCAGGGTGCCGAGGGCGATGCCGCCGAGCTCGAAGGTGTCGGAGAACTTGAGGGTGACGTTGCCGATACCCACGATGACCCCGGCCGCGACCGGCACGAGGTGCAGCGGGTTGGTGAGGTCGACCCTGTTGTGGATCCAGATCTGGGCGCCGAGCAGGCCGATCATGCCGTAGAGGACCACGGTGATGCCGCCCAGCACGCCGCCCGGGATGGCGGCGACCACCGCACCGAACTTGGGGCAGAGGCCGAACAGGATCGCGAAGCCGGCCGCGCACCAGTAGGCGGCGGTGGAGTAGACCCGGGTCGCGGCCATCACGCCGATGTTCTCCGCGTAGGTGGTGGTGGCCGGGCCGCCCACGGCGGTGGAGAGCACGGTGGCCGCACCGTCCGCCATGATCGCCGTGCCCATCCGGTCGTCCAGCGGCTCGCCCGTCATCTCGGCCACCGCCTTGACGTGCCCAGCGTTCTCCGCGATCAGCGCGACCACCACCGGCAGGGCGACCAGGATCGCCGAGGCCGAGAAGCTCGGCGCGTGCAGCGAGGGCAGCCCGATCCAGTCGGCCTTGCCGACGCCGGAGAAGTCCAGCCGCCAGTGGTCGGCCGCCGGGCCGCCGCCCACCGAGGAGTGGATCCTGCCGAAGACCAGGTCGAACAGCCAGGAGACCACGTACCCGAAGACCAGCCCGAGAAAGATCGCGATCCGGGACCAGAACCCGCGCAGCACCACCAGCGCCAGCGCGGTGAACGCCATGGTGAGCAGCGCCGTCCACTGGTCCTGCGGCCAGTAGGTGCCGGCCGCGACCGGGGCCAGGTTGAAGCCGATCAGCATGACCACCGCGCCGGTCACCACCGGCGGCAGCACCGTGTGGATCACCCGCGCGCCGAAGCCCCGCACCACGGCCCCGCAGGCCGCCAGCACGGCACCCACCACCAGCAGCGCGCCGGTGAGGGTGGCGGCGTCCCCGCCCTGGGTCTTGATCACCGCGGCCACGCCGACGAAGGAGAGGCTCGACCCGAGGTAGGAGGGGATCTTCCCCGAGGTGGCCAGCAGGAAGAAGACCGTCGCGATGCCGGAGACCATCACCGCCAGGTTCGGGTCAAGACCCATCAGCACCGGCGCGACGAAGGTGGCACCGAACATCGCCACCACGTGCTGCGCCCCGAGCCCGACCGTCCGCCCCCAGGAGAGCCGCTCGTCCGGCCTGACCACCGCCCCGGGCTGCGGGGAGCGCCCGTCCCCGTGCAGTTTCCACCCGAAGGCGAGCTTCATGGCGTACCTCGTCTCTGCTGTTCGCCACGCCCTGCGCGGAAGCCCCGGCGGGCCGGCCGTCGATCGGTCGGCGCCATGATCCCCCACCTACGACGCCGGGGCGCCATCCGCCGCTCCGCTCAGCGTCCCCCGGGGCCCGGGGTCGAACCGTCCAGGCGGAGCAGGCGCTGGACGATCCGCAGGTAGAGCGCGGTGTTGCGCACGAGGTCGTCCGCGTCACGGGCGGTGGCCGCGCCCGTGATCCCCGCCTCGGCGGCCGCCCGGCGCCGGGCCCCCGCCGACATCTCTCACTCCTCATCAGTCTCACAGAGCGTTACACCCCAAGACTGACAGGCCGTCATGATCACCAGCAGCCGAACACCAAGATCCCCGACAGAGTCAAGCTGAGCTGGCGGCGGGTGCCGCCCGACATCCCGAAACCCCGGCCACCGCCCCGCTCCTGCCCGAGCGCCGGCTGGACGGGGTTCACCGGCACCCCGTCGTTCGAGCCGGAGGACGGGGTGCCGGTTCCTTGACCGTCGCCTGAGGTGAGTCCGGACGCTGAGCTGGCTCCCCGGGTCGATCCGGCTCAGCGGTCGCGGGCGGTGAGGACGAGCCGTTCGCCGTCGGCGACGGCCTCGACCAGGAGGGTGCTGTCGTCCGGGAAGTGCAGGGTGAACACCGGATCGATCAGCAGCAGGAATCCGAGCCCTCCCCGGAATGCTCCGATCCTGCGTGTTCCGGGAGGATGAAGCCCCGCCAACTCCCCTCGGGCGAGAAGTGTGAGCCCCACCCGGAAACAGTCCGGGTAGGTCAGCGGGGTTGCTCCAGTACTCGAGCGTCGCGGTCCCCCGGTAGTCGTCCGAGCGGCCGGCCTTGCCGGGGCTCACCGTCCTTCCATCAGGATCGCGCCGAGCTTCCGCAGCCCGTCCTGGGCCGCTGGCCATCGATCGGCCAGCCGACGGAGCCGGAGCGCGCCCGCCTCGCGCTGAACCGCCGAGCCCTGGGCGGCCGCGCTCCGCATCAGGTCCGCCGCCCGGCCCGCTTCGGCGGACGGGAGCAGCAGCACGGACTCCAGATAGGCCCCCGTGAAAGTCTGCTCGCGCAGCAGCGGTGCGACCGTGAACAGCGCGGCCAGCGCGGCTGGTTCACCCCGTTCGAGCAGGGTGATCCCGACATCGGCGGCAGCCGCTGGGTCGGTCGCCGCGTCGTGCACCTCTGCGGGTTCGAGCTGATCGGTCAGGCTCAGGACCGCGAGATGGAGACGGGCGGACGGGTTGTCACCTCGCGACTCCAGCACCGTCCTGATCCGCGGGTCCGTCAGCAGTCGGGGGTTGGCCCGGAGGTACTCGTACTTCTCCTGCCAGGTCGCCAAGGAGAGCCAACCGACGATCAGTTGGCACTGCTCGTGCGCGATCGAGAACAGCCGCACCGCTTCGGCGGCGCCGTGTTCGACCGCCGAGGCAAGTAGGTCGGCCAGCAGGTCGAGGCTGCCCTCCTCGGGGTGGATCGCACGGGCGACCGTGAGGGTGTCGTGCAGGGCGGGGTACAGCAGGTCGTCGCCGATCTTCCGGGCGAGCGCCGCCTGTTCGGCCCAGGTCTCCTGCTCGCGCCACAGGTCGATGTAGAAACGGGCGTCCACGTCGGTGACCAGCTCCGCCCAGACCGGGAACGGCGGTAGGTCGGTCCCACTCTCGGTCAGTTCTTCGAGCATCCCCCGCACTGCCCGGCGGACCTCCCCGGCCCGGACCGGGTTCCCACCTGCGTCAATCAGGTGGGCGGCCTCGGCAAGGTCCGCCACGGCTCCGGTGGCGTCACCGTGCCGGGTGCGCAACTGTGCGCGTTCGGTCAGGAGTTGGGCCCGGACCTCGCTCGGGAGACCGTGGATCACCTGCTCCGACCGGCGCAGGACCTCCGGCAGGCCGGCGTGCTCTACCAGCTGGATCAACAGCAGTTGGAGGTGCTTGCGCAGTGGAGGCAGGTACGGCTCCACATCGGTCAGCACCAGCTCCCGGCTGATCCGCACCGCCTCGGTGGCCGACCCGACGGCCTCGGCCAGGGCGCCGCTCATGGCCTGCACCACCGCCAGGTTGTTCAACGACCGGGCCAGGTCGGGGCGGTACGCTTCCGGTTCTGCCACCGCGAGGGCCCGGTGGAGCTCCACCGCCTGGGTACCCGACTCCAGGGCTCCCGCCAGGTCGCCGGAACGCGCCTGATGGGCAGCCAAATTTTCTACTGCATTGGCGAGTTCCGGCCCGAAGACCCCCGGTGCGGCCTCCGCCAGCCTACTGCGGATCTCGGTCGACCGGCGGGCCAGCTCCAACGCCGCCGTGCACTCTCCGGCGGCGGCCTCGTTGTTCGCGAGAGTGCCGAGCATCATCGCCAGTCCGGGCAGGAAGGCGCCCGGATTCGCCTGGGCGAGCTGCTCCTGGATCCGGACGGCCTCACGGGAGGTCTCGTGAGCCGACAGGTCGTCACCCGATCCGCGCTGCTGGATCGCGAGCGTATTCAACAGCACGGCCAGGGTGGCCCGGCCGCCAACGGGATTGCTGTCCGTCACCTCGCGCTGAAGCTCCACCGCCTCCGCCGCCGCATTCAGGGCCTGGTCTTGCTCCCCGACCCGGCCGAGGGTGAGCGCCAGGTTGTGCACCACTCCGGCCAGTCCGACCAGGTGACCGGCCCGGTCGAAGGCCACCAGGCACCGCTGACTCTCGACCGCCTCCCGCTCGGCGCTCAGCGCACCCCGGAGATCACCCAACTCGGTGCGACTCGCCGCCAGCGCCGTCAGCGAGCTCACCAACTCTGGCAGGTGCGCCGGGTCGGCCCGGACGAGCTCCCGGCGGAGGTCAACCGCCCGCTCTGCGGAAGCCAAGGCTTCCCGCTGCAGTCCGACGTCGCGTTGGTGGTGGGAGAGGTTGGTGAGCGCACCCGCCAACCGAGGGCCGAACACTCCGGGGGCTCGCTCCGCCAGGACCGAGAACAGGTCGGCCGCCTCCTGCCCGGTACGGTGCGCCCCGACCCGGTCGCCGTTGTATGCCTGCTGGCCGGCCAGGATGCTCAGTACCACGGCGAGCAGTGGCTGGAACGCCTCGGGGAAGTCCGCCGCCAGCCCTCGGTACAGCGCCACGGCCTCCACCGCCGTGGTGAGCGCACCCCCGGGGTCACCCGCCGTCTGCTGAACCGCCACCCGGTTGGACAGCGCCGCCGCCAGCTGCGGGAGGAACGCTTCGGGGCTCTCTGCTGCCAGCGCGCGGAACAGACCGATGCACTCGTCCGCCGCCGTCACTGCCGCCGCCGGGTCGCCGATGTCGGCCAGCTGGTGGCAGAGGTTCTGCAGCGTCGTCGCCAGCATCAGACGGAACCGCCCGGTGTCGGGGAGTCCCCGAAGCAGTTCGGCCACCGCGTGCGAAGCCTGCACCGCCCCGGTCCGGTCCCCGTTGGCGTGTCTCTGCACCGACAGGTTCACCATGGCGGCCAGGAAGTCCTCCAGGTGGGCGTCCGGGTCCAACCGGACCAACTTCCCTCTGATCTCCACCACTTCGGTGATCGCCAGCAGCGCACGACGCGGCTCCCCCATTGCGGCCAGCTGGTTGGACAGACCATTGAGTCCGCACGCCAGCCGGGGCAGGTGGACGGTCGGGTCCTCGGCGACCAGGCGGCGGGCGATCTCCACTGCCTCGACGGCCGTACCCACCGACTGCTGGAGCTCTCCGGCCTCGACCTGCCGGATGGAGAGTCCGTTCAGAGCATCGGCCAG from Kitasatospora sp. MMS16-BH015 encodes:
- a CDS encoding tetratricopeptide repeat protein — encoded protein: MTASRPRWNRAHGAAGLLQYVQPRAAEGLLEGPLPGPADGPPMDRARRLYEAFAAAGIRYVDEPVGSEPGRQEIRTPDQVLLRPRHATCLDLAVGYAGACLGAGLHPIVVLLDGERPERAAHALVLVWLGGDWDGAEAYDYPLLDVLEPGDVVYPVAPPELLGEVRATAEEPGAFLAVEVTGVASGGLSWEQAVRTGAELLRGGGGRWSAGVDVGVGYPQVDPFPLPGYPAGPVLVPSYLQLPYESAPLKQLSARHEVVAFHPRDELDLLLDWCQGADGGSPTRIALLHGVGGAGKTRLAAELGSRLADQGWHTGFLLRDADPADLAWLGRLASPLLVLVDYAEEARWEEVSRLLRALRGRRGPTCVVLTARSVSSWWHDGIADALEKEGHPYLLRDVPLTARHPRSAGVYRAALRAFGATPGVVLGGEPESYRWTTLDLVMLAWLAAHGAGTPPESEQALYMEVLRHELAYWRRAYRTQIGGKPPADLLRTAGACVSLLGPRRERLTAVLGAVEELAGAARWRTEIADLLVELLPAAPEDGSLAIRPDPVGAHLLAEVFGADEALLRRCFELADREERLNGCVALSRVGDGELSYRLAESALRGVPELWQPALVVASTQGGPFVAALETLAQVEDTLLPLALLRDLLAAGYVTTRRLAMIVATRLAPLSLGEEDGAARALWLVEFSIRQSEAGDHDGALESAQEAVVLLRRLAAGGASERRFHLAGALSQLGVAQAETGRRNAAVVSGRRAVALFRRLSGDEFPNRPWALAGALHNLSHHQGSVGDRGRALVTSRKAVELYRALAEGGAEQAVAALADALNGLSIRQVEAGELQQSVGTAVEAVEIARRLVAEDPTVHLPRLACGLNGLSNQLAAMGEPRRALLAITEVVEIRGKLVRLDPDAHLEDFLAAMVNLSVQRHANGDRTGAVQASHAVAELLRGLPDTGRFRLMLATTLQNLCHQLADIGDPAAAVTAADECIGLFRALAAESPEAFLPQLAAALSNRVAVQQTAGDPGGALTTAVEAVALYRGLAADFPEAFQPLLAVVLSILAGQQAYNGDRVGAHRTGQEAADLFSVLAERAPGVFGPRLAGALTNLSHHQRDVGLQREALASAERAVDLRRELVRADPAHLPELVSSLTALAASRTELGDLRGALSAEREAVESQRCLVAFDRAGHLVGLAGVVHNLALTLGRVGEQDQALNAAAEAVELQREVTDSNPVGGRATLAVLLNTLAIQQRGSGDDLSAHETSREAVRIQEQLAQANPGAFLPGLAMMLGTLANNEAAAGECTAALELARRSTEIRSRLAEAAPGVFGPELANAVENLAAHQARSGDLAGALESGTQAVELHRALAVAEPEAYRPDLARSLNNLAVVQAMSGALAEAVGSATEAVRISRELVLTDVEPYLPPLRKHLQLLLIQLVEHAGLPEVLRRSEQVIHGLPSEVRAQLLTERAQLRTRHGDATGAVADLAEAAHLIDAGGNPVRAGEVRRAVRGMLEELTESGTDLPPFPVWAELVTDVDARFYIDLWREQETWAEQAALARKIGDDLLYPALHDTLTVARAIHPEEGSLDLLADLLASAVEHGAAEAVRLFSIAHEQCQLIVGWLSLATWQEKYEYLRANPRLLTDPRIRTVLESRGDNPSARLHLAVLSLTDQLEPAEVHDAATDPAAAADVGITLLERGEPAALAALFTVAPLLREQTFTGAYLESVLLLPSAEAGRAADLMRSAAAQGSAVQREAGALRLRRLADRWPAAQDGLRKLGAILMEGR